From the Nocardiopsis changdeensis genome, one window contains:
- the lnt gene encoding apolipoprotein N-acyltransferase, with the protein MAGVLPLGHRWGRYDLLWRVLAAAGSGVAQLLALPPYGLWWLGPLSAALLLFAVAGARMRRAAWLGALSGAALMVPLVRWQDVFGTDVWLLIAAAETVYYLPMAMGIALAARLPGWPVWTAALWVAQEAVRARWPLGGFPWGKLAFAQPDTPFAGYAALGSSALVTFAVALTGGLLLWALLRVVARGPRTGLPAAALALAAAAAVVLCGTVAPAVGRPPAGETVTVGMVQGNVPNVGEMSIAGERMQVLRNHADGVHELAGAARAEGTELDLVLLPENASDIDPFRDPAAREIIDAAAADAGVPLLWGMSRFNDDGTRYVSSVVWDPETGPGEIYDKRFLVPFGEYIPYRDFFTRFVQRLEQVSSDAVPGTEPGAVEIGGTTLAVGICFDVAFDAPVRESVAAGGGIIVIPTNNANYNFTGQSDQQLAITRLRAVEHGRPAVVVSTSGISAVVNPDGTVAYRSPEAEADIHIAELTAADGPTLATRLGAAPEALLAAVGLAAVAVAVVASRRARGARPE; encoded by the coding sequence GTGGCCGGCGTCCTCCCCCTCGGTCACCGCTGGGGACGGTACGACCTCCTGTGGCGCGTCCTCGCGGCCGCGGGCTCGGGCGTGGCCCAACTGCTCGCCCTGCCCCCCTACGGTCTGTGGTGGCTGGGGCCGCTGAGCGCCGCACTGCTCCTCTTCGCCGTCGCCGGGGCCCGGATGCGCCGCGCCGCCTGGCTGGGCGCCCTGTCCGGGGCCGCCCTCATGGTCCCGCTGGTGCGGTGGCAGGACGTGTTCGGCACCGACGTGTGGCTGCTCATCGCGGCCGCCGAGACCGTCTACTATCTGCCCATGGCCATGGGCATCGCGCTGGCCGCCCGGCTGCCGGGCTGGCCGGTGTGGACCGCCGCCCTGTGGGTCGCCCAGGAGGCCGTGCGCGCCCGCTGGCCGCTGGGCGGCTTCCCTTGGGGCAAGCTCGCCTTCGCCCAGCCCGACACGCCCTTCGCCGGCTACGCCGCCCTGGGCTCCTCCGCGCTGGTGACCTTCGCCGTCGCCCTCACCGGGGGCCTGCTGCTGTGGGCCCTGCTGCGGGTCGTCGCGCGCGGCCCGCGGACCGGCCTGCCCGCCGCGGCCCTCGCCCTGGCCGCCGCCGCCGCGGTCGTGCTCTGCGGCACCGTCGCCCCGGCCGTCGGCCGCCCCCCGGCGGGGGAGACCGTCACCGTGGGCATGGTGCAGGGCAACGTGCCCAACGTCGGGGAGATGTCCATCGCGGGCGAGCGCATGCAGGTCCTGCGCAACCACGCCGACGGCGTGCACGAGCTGGCCGGGGCCGCCCGCGCCGAGGGCACCGAACTCGACCTCGTCCTGCTGCCGGAGAACGCCAGCGACATCGACCCCTTCCGCGACCCGGCCGCCCGCGAGATCATCGACGCCGCCGCGGCCGACGCCGGGGTGCCCCTGCTGTGGGGGATGAGCCGCTTCAACGACGACGGCACCCGGTACGTGTCCAGCGTGGTGTGGGACCCCGAGACCGGCCCGGGGGAGATCTACGACAAGCGCTTCCTGGTGCCCTTCGGCGAGTACATCCCCTACCGCGACTTCTTCACCCGGTTCGTGCAGCGCCTGGAGCAGGTCAGCTCCGACGCGGTCCCCGGCACCGAGCCCGGCGCCGTGGAGATCGGCGGCACCACCCTGGCCGTGGGCATCTGCTTCGACGTGGCCTTCGACGCACCGGTGCGCGAGTCCGTGGCCGCGGGCGGCGGGATCATCGTCATCCCCACCAACAACGCCAACTACAACTTCACCGGCCAGTCCGACCAGCAGCTCGCCATCACCCGGCTGCGCGCGGTCGAGCACGGCCGCCCCGCCGTGGTGGTGTCCACCAGCGGCATCAGCGCGGTCGTGAACCCCGACGGCACGGTCGCCTACCGGTCGCCCGAGGCCGAGGCCGACATCCACATCGCCGAGCTCACCGCCGCCGACGGCCCCACCCTCGCCACCCGGCTGGGCGCGGCCCCCGAGGCGCTGCTGGCCGCCGTGGGCCTGGCGGCCGTGGCCGTCGCGGTGGTCGCCTCCCGCAGGGCCCGCGGGGCCCGCCCGGAGTGA
- a CDS encoding ABC transporter ATP-binding protein gives MAEIVLEGVDKIYGGGVKAVDDLNLRIEDGEFMVLVGPSGCGKSTALRMIAGLEEISAGTLVIGDEIVNDRPPKDRDIAMVFQNYALYPHMTVEQNLAFGLKLRKVPKPEIARRVQEAAEMLGLEPYLKRKPGALSGGQRQRVAMGRAIVREPQAFLMDEPLSNLDAKLRVQMRASLNQLHERLGVTTVYVTHDQIEAMTLGDRVAVLRDGRLQQVDTPKRLFDAPVNLFVAGFIGSPAMNFVDASLTSEGGGAVLKFAEHTLPVPASVLDSRPNLREYLGRDIILGIRPSDFSDAELDGNGDPRIQVTADVTEELGTEINVIFTVDAPPVRHEDAAALAKDAAGDDGDGDAALPLGANRSFFTARVSPRSQVRPGSTITLAVDVSQLHFFDQETGLAIGHPDNV, from the coding sequence ATGGCGGAGATCGTCCTCGAGGGCGTCGACAAGATCTACGGCGGCGGCGTCAAAGCCGTCGACGACCTGAACCTGCGGATCGAGGACGGCGAGTTCATGGTGCTCGTCGGCCCGTCCGGCTGCGGCAAGTCCACCGCGCTGCGCATGATCGCGGGCCTGGAGGAGATCTCCGCCGGCACCCTGGTCATCGGCGACGAGATCGTCAACGACCGCCCGCCCAAGGACCGCGACATCGCGATGGTCTTCCAGAACTACGCGCTCTACCCGCACATGACCGTCGAGCAGAACCTCGCCTTCGGCCTGAAGCTGCGCAAGGTCCCCAAGCCCGAGATCGCCCGCCGCGTGCAGGAGGCGGCCGAGATGCTGGGCCTGGAGCCCTACCTCAAGCGCAAGCCCGGCGCCCTCTCCGGCGGCCAGCGCCAGCGCGTGGCCATGGGCCGCGCCATCGTCCGCGAGCCGCAGGCCTTCCTCATGGACGAGCCGCTGTCCAACCTGGACGCCAAGCTCCGCGTCCAGATGCGCGCCTCCCTCAACCAGCTGCACGAGCGCCTGGGCGTCACCACCGTCTACGTCACCCACGACCAGATCGAGGCCATGACCCTGGGCGACCGGGTCGCGGTGCTGCGCGACGGCCGCCTCCAGCAGGTGGACACCCCCAAGCGCCTGTTCGACGCCCCGGTCAACCTGTTCGTCGCCGGGTTCATCGGCTCGCCCGCCATGAACTTCGTGGACGCCTCGCTGACCTCCGAGGGCGGCGGCGCGGTGCTGAAGTTCGCCGAGCACACCCTGCCGGTCCCCGCCTCCGTCCTGGACTCCCGTCCGAACCTGCGCGAGTACCTGGGCCGCGACATCATCCTGGGCATCCGCCCGTCGGACTTCAGCGACGCCGAGCTCGACGGCAACGGCGACCCGCGCATCCAGGTCACCGCGGACGTCACCGAGGAGCTGGGCACCGAGATCAACGTGATCTTCACGGTGGACGCCCCGCCGGTCCGCCACGAGGACGCCGCCGCCCTGGCCAAGGACGCCGCGGGCGACGACGGCGACGGCGACGCCGCGCTGCCGCTGGGCGCGAACCGCTCGTTCTTCACCGCCCGCGTGAGCCCGCGCAGCCAGGTGCGCCCGGGCAGCACGATCACGCTCGCGGTCGACGTCAGCCAGCTGCACTTCTTCGACCAGGAGACGGGCCTGGCCATCGGCCACCCGGACAACGTCTGA
- a CDS encoding prolyl oligopeptidase family serine peptidase: MRNRAPGVALVREPLSIVDTLHGRPVPDPYRWLESADDPRTLRWLEERARDHAREAAGWPLRDRLAERIRFHLDADLWSVPVHRPGLVMATVRPAGAEHPRLVAFDVPAGLPAGTAAVRADPARVVYDPAAADPSGRTTLDAWEPDPTGRLVAVQTSTGGVERGVLQVLRTADGLPIGPPVRGVRYSHVAWTPQGPPAFYYVRRDDEGGTRGVWLRRAADGTEAFVRACSGPGTVPGVRVLGGRLLLFTESHGTGHRTDLWLADLEAGPPQAPDFRPVQVGVEAETEADLGPDGLLYLRTTLDAPWRRICAAHPDRPGPEHWREVVPQQEGGTLDAFAPCGTADAPELLVVRTRLGIDSATVHDARTGAPARTVDLPGEGMVSGPAAAPDGAVYLGYADVTAQQRVLRLAPGSARPLPWPAGAAAPPPAPEVERTVLWCRSADGTRVPVTVLTARGAAVKVPPPGSGAGRPAEPLPTLLHAYGGFGRPRRFGFSATVLAWLASGGRYAVAHVRGGGDIGREWHLAGAGRGKPRAVQDLVAAADALVARGLCVRSGLCLSGGSAGGLLVLAAAAARPDLCSAVIASAPLADMARFEHLGLGRMWTREFGTVADPDDFAALMSYSPYHRVLEGAVRTPGLRYPSVLLTGFAGDTRTDAAHPRKMCAALLAAARPEDGRPPALLRYERDVGHGPRAVGRAVGLAADAHAFAAHRTGLSPRRPARGRPWS; this comes from the coding sequence GTGCGCAACCGAGCCCCCGGAGTCGCCCTCGTCCGCGAACCCTTGTCCATCGTGGACACCCTCCACGGCCGCCCCGTGCCGGACCCCTACCGATGGCTGGAGTCCGCCGACGACCCGCGGACGCTGCGGTGGCTGGAGGAGCGGGCCCGCGACCACGCCCGCGAGGCCGCCGGGTGGCCGCTGCGCGACCGGCTCGCCGAGCGCATCCGCTTCCACCTGGACGCCGACCTGTGGTCGGTGCCGGTGCACCGCCCCGGGCTCGTCATGGCCACCGTGCGCCCGGCCGGGGCCGAGCACCCGCGCCTGGTCGCCTTCGACGTCCCCGCCGGCCTCCCCGCCGGGACCGCCGCGGTGCGCGCCGACCCGGCCCGGGTGGTCTACGACCCGGCGGCGGCCGACCCCAGCGGCCGCACCACCCTGGACGCCTGGGAGCCGGACCCCACCGGGCGCCTGGTCGCGGTGCAGACCTCCACCGGCGGGGTCGAGCGCGGCGTCCTCCAGGTGCTGCGCACCGCCGACGGCCTCCCGATCGGCCCGCCGGTGCGCGGGGTCCGCTACTCGCACGTGGCCTGGACGCCGCAGGGCCCGCCCGCGTTCTACTACGTGCGGCGCGACGACGAGGGCGGCACCCGCGGGGTGTGGCTGCGCCGGGCCGCCGACGGCACCGAGGCGTTCGTACGGGCCTGCTCGGGGCCGGGGACCGTACCCGGCGTGCGGGTCCTGGGCGGGCGGCTGCTGCTGTTCACCGAAAGCCACGGCACCGGGCACCGCACCGACCTGTGGCTGGCCGACCTGGAGGCCGGGCCGCCGCAGGCGCCGGACTTCCGGCCGGTCCAGGTGGGGGTGGAGGCCGAGACCGAGGCCGACCTGGGCCCGGACGGGCTGCTGTACCTGCGCACCACCCTGGACGCCCCCTGGCGGCGGATCTGCGCCGCGCACCCGGACCGGCCCGGGCCGGAGCACTGGCGCGAGGTGGTCCCCCAGCAGGAGGGCGGCACGCTGGACGCGTTCGCCCCCTGCGGCACCGCCGACGCCCCCGAGCTGCTGGTGGTGCGCACCCGGCTGGGCATCGACTCCGCCACCGTGCACGACGCCCGGACCGGGGCCCCGGCGCGCACCGTCGACCTGCCCGGCGAGGGCATGGTGAGCGGTCCGGCCGCCGCCCCCGACGGGGCCGTGTACCTGGGCTACGCCGACGTCACCGCCCAGCAGCGCGTGCTGCGCCTGGCCCCGGGCTCGGCCCGCCCGCTGCCCTGGCCCGCCGGGGCCGCCGCGCCGCCGCCCGCGCCGGAGGTGGAGCGCACCGTGCTGTGGTGCCGCTCGGCCGACGGCACCCGGGTGCCCGTCACCGTCCTGACCGCGCGCGGCGCCGCCGTGAAGGTTCCGCCCCCCGGTTCCGGGGCGGGGCGGCCGGCGGAGCCGCTGCCGACGCTGCTGCACGCCTACGGCGGGTTCGGCCGCCCGCGCCGGTTCGGGTTCAGCGCGACGGTGCTGGCCTGGCTGGCCTCGGGCGGGCGCTACGCGGTGGCGCACGTGCGCGGCGGCGGCGACATCGGCCGCGAGTGGCACCTGGCCGGGGCCGGACGCGGCAAGCCGCGCGCGGTGCAGGACCTGGTGGCGGCCGCCGACGCCCTGGTCGCCCGGGGCCTGTGCGTCCGCTCGGGGCTGTGCCTGTCCGGCGGCTCCGCCGGCGGGCTGCTGGTGCTGGCCGCCGCCGCGGCCCGGCCCGACCTGTGCTCGGCGGTGATCGCCTCGGCGCCGCTGGCCGACATGGCCCGGTTCGAGCACCTGGGCCTGGGGAGGATGTGGACCCGCGAGTTCGGGACCGTCGCCGACCCCGACGACTTCGCCGCCCTGATGTCCTACTCGCCCTACCACCGGGTCCTGGAGGGTGCGGTGCGCACGCCGGGGCTGCGGTACCCGAGCGTGCTGCTCACCGGGTTCGCCGGGGACACCCGGACCGACGCCGCCCACCCGCGCAAGATGTGCGCGGCGCTGCTGGCGGCGGCCCGGCCCGAGGACGGGCGGCCACCGGCCCTGCTGCGGTACGAGCGCGACGTCGGGCACGGCCCGCGCGCGGTCGGCCGCGCGGTGGGGCTCGCCGCGGACGCGCACGCGTTCGCGGCCCACCGAACGGGGCTGTCGCCGCGCCGCCCGGCGCGGGGCCGGCCCTGGTCCTAG
- a CDS encoding cupin domain-containing protein, with translation MTDPGHLFSEGLCGAVGREALTARLSEEFVFADLGADAVRSLVTFDDLNALLAACAPEPPRLRLHRDGSPVPVDRYTEAGTASRVTRRVVRPEALYRELRAGASLVLDGLDRMHPPVAAAADDLMRLVRERVQANMYLIWGESRGFDTHWDDHDTVIVQVEGTKHWQVHGPGSRPHPMKNDVDHAHTPPRDADGELQVVWEGVLRPGQVLHVPRGWWHTVTGTGDVSLHLTFGFTRATGVDWAEALVRRLFEEEAFRRDLPRFADPDVRRKHRRELAARLAELAEEADLDAFLAERDARFPRRTSFSLPWPVEEGAPGPDARVEFVPILPPPVAREGDRVALSVGGRRYTFPAEVGDVLGVLAERRSLTVAELAGAAGTEPERAAQVVSVLARHHLVLIR, from the coding sequence GTGACCGATCCCGGCCACCTGTTCAGTGAAGGGCTGTGCGGCGCCGTGGGCCGGGAGGCCCTGACCGCGCGGCTGTCGGAGGAGTTCGTGTTCGCCGACCTGGGCGCGGACGCGGTGCGCTCCCTGGTGACGTTCGACGACCTCAACGCCCTGTTGGCGGCGTGCGCCCCCGAGCCGCCGCGGCTGCGGCTGCACCGGGACGGCTCCCCGGTCCCGGTGGACCGGTACACCGAGGCGGGGACGGCCTCCCGGGTGACGCGCCGGGTGGTGCGGCCCGAGGCGCTGTACCGGGAGCTGCGCGCCGGGGCGAGCCTGGTGCTGGACGGGCTGGACCGGATGCACCCGCCGGTGGCGGCCGCGGCCGACGACCTGATGCGGCTCGTGCGCGAGCGCGTGCAGGCCAACATGTACCTGATCTGGGGCGAGTCGCGCGGGTTCGACACCCATTGGGACGACCACGACACGGTGATCGTGCAGGTGGAGGGGACCAAGCACTGGCAGGTGCACGGCCCCGGGTCGCGCCCCCACCCGATGAAGAACGACGTGGACCACGCGCACACCCCGCCGCGGGACGCCGACGGCGAGCTCCAGGTGGTGTGGGAGGGGGTGCTGCGGCCCGGGCAGGTGCTGCACGTGCCCCGGGGCTGGTGGCACACGGTGACCGGGACCGGCGACGTGAGCCTGCACCTGACGTTCGGGTTCACGCGGGCGACCGGTGTGGACTGGGCCGAGGCCCTGGTGCGGCGGCTGTTCGAGGAGGAGGCGTTCCGGCGGGACCTGCCCCGGTTCGCCGACCCGGACGTGCGGCGCAAGCACCGGCGGGAGCTGGCGGCGCGGCTGGCGGAGCTGGCCGAGGAGGCCGACCTGGACGCGTTCCTGGCCGAGCGGGACGCGCGGTTCCCGCGGCGCACGTCGTTCTCGCTGCCCTGGCCGGTGGAGGAGGGCGCGCCGGGGCCGGACGCCCGGGTGGAGTTCGTGCCGATCCTGCCGCCGCCGGTGGCCCGCGAGGGCGACCGGGTCGCCCTGTCGGTGGGCGGCCGCCGGTACACGTTCCCGGCGGAGGTCGGGGACGTGCTGGGGGTGCTGGCCGAGCGGCGGTCGCTGACGGTGGCGGAGCTGGCCGGGGCCGCGGGCACGGAGCCGGAGCGGGCCGCGCAGGTGGTGTCGGTGCTGGCCCGCCACCACCTGGTCCTCATCCGCTGA
- a CDS encoding TetR/AcrR family transcriptional regulator produces the protein MTTEDERKSRMARDVELLWGLDTAPARRGPKPRLSREAVVRAAVAVADAEGIEAVSMQRVAKELGYTTMSLYRHVDSKEDMLVLMLDAAMDGEPPGPREDGDWRAGLEEWCHRAIDMSRAHPWSVYVGISGPPSGPNGLRWMESGLRELVASGLDIGEALQMLVLLSAVTRETARLEADMSRAARAAGGTMVDSERDYSLGLRRVVTAERFPTVARMLEEHILEEEAGEDDERSGGPAEELDFGIRRILDGIEVYVRAKRAGGT, from the coding sequence ATGACGACCGAGGACGAGCGCAAGAGCCGGATGGCGCGGGATGTGGAACTGCTCTGGGGGCTGGACACGGCGCCCGCCCGGCGCGGTCCCAAGCCCCGCCTCAGCCGGGAGGCGGTGGTCCGCGCGGCGGTCGCCGTCGCCGACGCCGAGGGCATCGAGGCGGTCTCGATGCAGCGGGTGGCCAAGGAGCTCGGCTACACCACGATGTCCCTGTACCGGCACGTGGACAGCAAGGAGGACATGCTCGTCCTCATGCTCGACGCCGCCATGGACGGCGAGCCCCCCGGCCCCCGCGAGGACGGCGACTGGCGCGCCGGCCTGGAGGAGTGGTGCCACCGCGCCATCGACATGTCGCGCGCCCATCCCTGGTCGGTGTACGTCGGCATCTCCGGGCCTCCCAGCGGGCCCAACGGCCTGCGCTGGATGGAGTCGGGCCTGCGGGAGCTGGTCGCCTCGGGCCTGGACATCGGCGAGGCGCTCCAGATGCTGGTGCTGCTCTCGGCCGTCACCCGGGAGACCGCGCGCCTGGAGGCGGACATGTCGCGCGCCGCCCGCGCCGCGGGGGGCACCATGGTGGACAGCGAACGCGACTACAGCCTCGGGCTGCGCAGGGTCGTGACCGCCGAGCGGTTCCCCACCGTCGCCCGCATGCTCGAGGAGCACATCCTCGAAGAGGAGGCCGGGGAGGACGACGAGCGCTCCGGCGGCCCGGCGGAGGAACTCGACTTCGGCATCCGCCGCATCCTGGACGGGATCGAGGTGTACGTGCGGGCCAAGCGGGCGGGCGGGACGTGA
- a CDS encoding ATP-binding cassette domain-containing protein yields the protein MSAEPPAVRAEGLRKDYGETRALDGLDLEVPAGTVFGLLGPNGAGKTTAVRVLATLLRPDAGRAEVAGHDVVRRADRVRAAIGLTGQYASVDELLTGRENLVMFARLYGLDPRAARERAEELLERFDLTHAADRRSDGYSGGMRRRLDLAVSLIQRPRVLFLDEPTTGLDPRSRLGVWESVRSLVSTGTTVVLTTQYLEEADRLADTVAVIDHGRAIAGGTPDALRSRVGGDRLDVVVRDPADLSTVAALLGAALDAPATVHREEQRVSLPAPDRLAVLTGAVRALEDSTAAIADIGVRRPSLDEVFLALTGHDTDAATGAGTARPLPA from the coding sequence ATGTCCGCCGAACCCCCCGCCGTCCGGGCCGAGGGACTGCGCAAGGACTACGGGGAGACCCGCGCCCTGGACGGGCTCGACCTGGAGGTCCCCGCCGGCACCGTCTTCGGCCTGCTGGGCCCCAACGGGGCGGGCAAGACCACCGCCGTCCGGGTGCTCGCCACCCTGCTGCGCCCCGACGCCGGGCGCGCCGAGGTCGCCGGGCACGACGTCGTCCGCCGGGCCGACCGGGTGCGCGCCGCCATCGGCCTGACCGGCCAGTACGCCTCCGTCGACGAACTGCTCACCGGCCGGGAGAACCTCGTGATGTTCGCCCGCCTGTACGGCCTGGACCCGCGCGCCGCCCGCGAACGAGCCGAGGAGCTGCTGGAGCGCTTCGACCTCACACACGCCGCCGACCGGCGGTCGGACGGCTACTCCGGCGGCATGCGCCGCCGCCTCGACCTGGCCGTCAGCCTCATCCAGCGCCCGCGGGTGCTCTTCCTGGACGAGCCCACCACCGGCCTGGACCCGCGCAGCCGCCTGGGCGTGTGGGAGTCGGTGCGGTCCCTGGTCTCGACCGGGACCACCGTCGTGCTCACCACGCAGTACCTGGAGGAGGCCGACCGGCTCGCCGACACCGTCGCCGTCATCGACCACGGGCGCGCCATCGCCGGGGGCACGCCCGACGCCCTGCGCTCCCGTGTGGGCGGCGACCGCCTCGACGTGGTCGTGCGCGACCCCGCCGACCTGTCCACCGTCGCGGCCCTGCTGGGGGCCGCGCTGGACGCCCCGGCGACCGTGCACCGCGAGGAGCAGCGCGTCAGCCTGCCCGCCCCCGACCGCCTGGCCGTCCTGACCGGGGCCGTGCGCGCCCTGGAGGACTCGACCGCGGCCATCGCCGACATCGGCGTGCGCAGGCCGAGCCTCGACGAGGTGTTCCTGGCCCTGACCGGCCACGACACCGACGCCGCTACCGGCGCCGGCACCGCCCGCCCCCTTCCGGCCTGA
- a CDS encoding ABC transporter permease produces the protein MTAVLDTPPGAAPARPAAARPGKVLSDTLVLTRRNLLHMVRSPFEPGIAVVMPVVMVLLFGFLFDEVMSGHGAGSYREFLVPAMLAMVMVYGVAGSATGTARDVSREVMGRFRSMPMSPVSLLTARTAADMVRACLEVALLLPVGLLLGWRAENGPADAALAIGLLLFFRLSLVWLGVLMGLVMPDPDASSMIVYPLAFPLTMLSTAFLPADAMPSWMAPIAEWNPLSAVVSALRELFGNADVPSDSWPADHAGLLAVAIPAALLVLCVPLSLRRFRALSR, from the coding sequence ATGACCGCCGTCCTCGACACCCCTCCCGGCGCCGCCCCGGCCCGGCCCGCCGCCGCCCGCCCCGGCAAGGTCCTGTCCGACACCCTGGTCCTGACCCGGCGCAACCTCCTGCACATGGTGCGCAGCCCCTTCGAGCCGGGCATCGCCGTCGTCATGCCCGTCGTGATGGTCCTGCTGTTCGGCTTCCTCTTCGACGAGGTCATGTCCGGGCACGGGGCCGGGAGCTACCGCGAGTTCCTCGTCCCGGCGATGCTGGCGATGGTGATGGTCTACGGCGTGGCCGGGAGCGCCACCGGCACCGCCCGCGACGTCTCCCGCGAGGTGATGGGCCGCTTCCGGTCCATGCCCATGTCCCCGGTGTCGCTGCTGACCGCCCGCACCGCCGCCGACATGGTGCGCGCCTGCCTGGAGGTGGCCCTGCTGCTCCCGGTGGGCCTGCTGCTGGGCTGGCGGGCCGAGAACGGCCCGGCCGACGCCGCGCTGGCGATCGGGCTGCTGCTGTTCTTCCGCCTGTCCCTGGTCTGGCTGGGGGTCCTCATGGGCCTGGTGATGCCCGACCCCGACGCGTCGAGCATGATCGTCTACCCGCTGGCGTTCCCGCTCACCATGCTCTCGACCGCGTTCCTGCCCGCCGACGCGATGCCCTCCTGGATGGCGCCGATCGCCGAGTGGAACCCCCTGTCGGCGGTCGTCTCCGCCCTGCGCGAACTGTTCGGCAACGCGGACGTGCCCTCCGACTCCTGGCCCGCCGACCACGCCGGGCTCCTGGCCGTGGCGATCCCCGCGGCCCTGCTCGTCCTGTGCGTCCCGCTGTCCCTGCGCCGCTTCCGGGCGCTGAGCCGCTGA
- a CDS encoding DUF2306 domain-containing protein, translating into MAPPAPTDTAAPPARPAPAPVRWWQRPWILPLALFSLTFLLYSVPPYFSLDPADARLPIPETPSWYFPMLVTHIFGGTLLTLLVILQVWPWLRAKYPAVHRWSGRVYVLAGIPLVGIPALLISPFSGSGTSTQISNTIWAVLWLGFTVLGYVMARRRRFADHREWMLRSFALIYGIAFNRVIIFLLIPIAVLQASPEALAGDPRELGMAIAPASSFLSWLVPLLFVEWWIKYRRPRRRRRPAAA; encoded by the coding sequence ATGGCACCCCCCGCCCCGACCGACACCGCCGCCCCGCCGGCCCGCCCGGCCCCGGCCCCCGTCCGCTGGTGGCAGCGGCCGTGGATCCTGCCGCTGGCCCTGTTCAGCCTCACGTTCCTGCTCTACTCGGTGCCGCCCTACTTCTCCCTGGACCCGGCCGACGCCCGCCTGCCCATCCCGGAGACGCCCTCCTGGTACTTCCCGATGCTGGTGACCCACATCTTCGGCGGCACCCTGCTGACCCTGCTGGTGATCCTCCAGGTGTGGCCGTGGCTGCGCGCGAAGTACCCGGCGGTGCACCGCTGGAGCGGGCGGGTCTACGTCCTGGCGGGGATCCCGCTGGTGGGGATCCCGGCGCTGCTCATCTCGCCGTTCAGCGGCAGCGGCACCAGCACCCAGATCAGCAACACGATCTGGGCGGTGCTGTGGCTGGGCTTCACCGTCCTGGGCTATGTGATGGCCCGCCGCCGCAGGTTCGCCGACCACCGCGAATGGATGCTGCGCAGCTTCGCCCTCATCTACGGCATCGCCTTCAACCGGGTGATCATCTTCCTGCTGATACCGATCGCCGTCCTCCAGGCGAGCCCCGAGGCCCTGGCCGGCGACCCGCGCGAGCTCGGGATGGCCATCGCCCCCGCGTCCAGCTTCCTGTCCTGGCTCGTGCCGCTGCTCTTCGTCGAGTGGTGGATCAAGTACCGCAGGCCGCGCCGGCGCCGCCGCCCGGCCGCCGCCTGA
- a CDS encoding ferric iron reductase, with translation MTSDPIEALRDACAPLRFSPLPELLSFGELHGRPAGTVQWYSARALAAEGWVPVLFDKLRTEHGPGHRLPAATNFLRVTLREPIFMVSASLYLTGRAPLLDPDGLYLPWDTADARFGTPVSVDTRFAVLPGDPAAGASGAVTARDADEQVRLAAEALFATFEPLIDALHGHSRAGKRTLWGWVLDTLHFYMLNPARYLARDAEQAWDLAERLADAVVAAGAVTRKRPRLFPFAPGHPQGTWAVRGTCCFDYKGDPEHGYCTTCPLKCDRERQDSLAEWLRDPALAP, from the coding sequence GTGACCTCCGATCCGATCGAGGCCCTCCGCGACGCCTGCGCGCCCCTGCGCTTCTCGCCGCTCCCCGAGCTGCTCTCCTTCGGAGAACTGCACGGGCGCCCGGCCGGCACCGTGCAGTGGTACTCGGCCCGCGCCCTGGCGGCCGAGGGCTGGGTGCCGGTCCTGTTCGACAAGCTGCGCACCGAGCACGGGCCCGGGCACCGGCTCCCCGCCGCCACCAACTTCCTGAGGGTCACCCTGCGCGAGCCGATCTTCATGGTGTCGGCGTCGCTGTACCTGACCGGCCGCGCCCCCCTGCTCGACCCCGACGGCCTGTACCTGCCCTGGGACACCGCCGACGCCCGGTTCGGCACCCCGGTCTCGGTGGACACGCGCTTCGCGGTCCTGCCCGGCGACCCGGCCGCCGGGGCGTCCGGCGCCGTGACGGCCCGCGACGCCGACGAGCAGGTCCGCCTGGCCGCCGAGGCCCTGTTCGCGACCTTCGAGCCGCTCATCGACGCCCTGCACGGGCATTCGCGGGCGGGCAAGCGCACCCTGTGGGGCTGGGTGCTCGACACCCTGCACTTCTACATGCTCAACCCGGCCCGCTACCTGGCCCGGGACGCCGAGCAGGCCTGGGACCTGGCCGAGCGCCTGGCCGACGCCGTGGTGGCGGCCGGCGCGGTCACCCGCAAGCGCCCGCGCCTGTTCCCCTTCGCCCCCGGGCACCCGCAGGGCACCTGGGCGGTGCGCGGCACCTGCTGCTTCGACTACAAGGGCGACCCCGAGCACGGGTACTGCACCACCTGTCCGCTCAAGTGCGACAGGGAACGGCAGGACTCCCTGGCGGAGTGGCTGCGCGACCCCGCGCTGGCCCCCTGA